The following proteins come from a genomic window of Rhodoligotrophos sp. CJ14:
- a CDS encoding TetR/AcrR family transcriptional regulator, with the protein MAKTNKRRVEDPKLIEKRLPQILDAAIEQFGRNGYHLTTIRDVASHAGVSIGMIYQYVQDKEELLFLSVMGTIENYIREIEAALKGVDHPLERFVAIIAALTRVIDRRRAAAVLGYRESKSLTREHMSYVIQREREIGDMISQCVMECINGKIFRENDTEMLMYQSVVFAHNWALNAWRFKRAMTVDEYIVKGLSLILDSVLVEPGSVDLRRIVMRQRDVQAAS; encoded by the coding sequence ATGGCAAAGACAAACAAGAGGCGGGTTGAAGACCCCAAGCTGATTGAAAAACGCTTGCCGCAAATTCTGGACGCAGCGATCGAGCAATTCGGGCGTAACGGCTATCACTTGACGACGATACGGGATGTCGCGAGCCATGCTGGCGTCAGCATCGGTATGATCTATCAATACGTTCAGGATAAGGAAGAACTATTGTTCCTGTCCGTGATGGGCACGATCGAGAACTATATTCGCGAGATCGAAGCGGCGCTGAAGGGGGTGGATCATCCTCTCGAGCGTTTCGTCGCGATCATTGCGGCGCTCACGCGGGTGATCGACCGCCGCCGCGCCGCGGCCGTCCTGGGCTATCGCGAATCCAAATCGCTGACCCGCGAGCATATGAGCTATGTGATCCAGCGCGAGCGCGAGATTGGCGATATGATCTCACAATGCGTGATGGAATGCATCAACGGCAAGATCTTTCGCGAGAACGATACGGAGATGTTGATGTATCAGAGTGTCGTCTTCGCACATAACTGGGCGCTGAACGCATGGCGGTTCAAGCGCGCTATGACGGTCGACGAATACATCGTCAAAGGCTTGTCCCTGATCCTGGATTCGGTTCTGGTCGAACCCGGCTCGGTCGACCTGCGGCGGATTGTGATGCGGCAACGGGACGTTCAGGCCGCATCCTGA
- a CDS encoding TRAP transporter small permease, with amino-acid sequence MMARSLITEFNRFIVRPSGIIGAIALLILALVIFAAVVARQAGITIVGADEAGQLLLVFMVFLSLTVTQSQGGHIRMEALVSVLPAGARRVADMLSLVAGIALSSLMLYGTSIQAWSAFTGGEYQYGTMHFPLWPAKAAIVLGLALFTIHQVLELAAMIARPREEPLAIRSPEPH; translated from the coding sequence ATGATGGCTCGCAGCCTGATCACAGAGTTCAACCGATTCATCGTGCGGCCATCAGGCATCATCGGTGCGATTGCCCTGCTGATCCTCGCCTTGGTGATCTTCGCGGCCGTGGTCGCGAGGCAGGCGGGCATCACCATCGTCGGTGCCGACGAGGCTGGGCAATTGCTGCTGGTGTTCATGGTGTTTCTGTCGCTGACCGTGACGCAAAGCCAGGGCGGGCATATCCGCATGGAGGCGCTGGTTTCGGTGCTTCCGGCCGGTGCCCGCCGCGTCGCGGATATGCTGTCGCTTGTGGCCGGGATCGCGCTCTCATCGCTGATGCTTTACGGCACGTCCATCCAGGCATGGTCAGCCTTCACGGGCGGTGAATATCAGTACGGCACCATGCATTTCCCGCTCTGGCCGGCCAAGGCCGCCATCGTTCTCGGTCTCGCGCTGTTCACCATTCACCAGGTGCTGGAACTCGCGGCCATGATCGCTCGCCCGCGTGAAGAGCCGCTGGCCATACGCAGCCCCGAGCCTCACTGA
- the dctP gene encoding TRAP transporter substrate-binding protein DctP, giving the protein MPAITNRLKCLTFAAAASVCAALSAGSAQAEVALIFSTHTGPGAISAKQYDAYLEELSKRTNGAVTIKDKFYSQALIKATDQAKGIAQGLADVGYVCVGYSPSLFPLTGMGEMPYLSEKGDSISAAFVDLYETNAEFKSEFERQGLVPLAMDAPAPTIIGVSREIKSADDLKGLKVRAYGELGNIVAKGGGMTPVPMSTAEIATSMQTGVIDGYVGVPLWMPYPENWLPATKTIVDPGIGTYYSCGLMMSKSVYEALPDDVKKVIGEMRREFPKKSIAFVMEGDKATVEAAKKLGVTFYKFTPEEVAAWKERVNQSAMEEEWIKTRSGQTGADVAAFFKAFKEAVGKHDAQSVYQSSFPTAGN; this is encoded by the coding sequence ATGCCCGCGATTACAAACCGGCTCAAATGTCTCACGTTTGCGGCTGCAGCCAGCGTCTGTGCGGCACTGTCTGCCGGCTCAGCGCAGGCCGAGGTCGCGTTGATCTTTTCGACGCATACGGGACCGGGCGCCATCTCGGCCAAGCAGTATGATGCTTATCTCGAGGAACTGTCCAAGCGCACCAATGGCGCCGTGACCATCAAGGACAAGTTCTATTCGCAAGCCCTCATCAAAGCGACAGATCAGGCCAAAGGTATCGCTCAGGGCCTGGCAGATGTGGGCTATGTCTGCGTTGGCTATTCGCCGAGCCTGTTTCCCCTCACCGGCATGGGCGAAATGCCCTATCTCAGCGAGAAGGGTGACTCAATCTCGGCCGCCTTTGTCGATCTCTACGAAACCAATGCCGAATTCAAAAGCGAGTTCGAGCGGCAGGGCCTCGTACCGCTCGCAATGGATGCACCGGCGCCCACCATCATCGGCGTCTCACGCGAGATCAAATCGGCCGATGACCTCAAGGGGCTTAAAGTGCGCGCCTATGGTGAGCTCGGCAATATCGTTGCCAAGGGCGGCGGCATGACCCCGGTGCCGATGAGCACGGCCGAGATCGCCACCAGCATGCAGACCGGTGTCATCGACGGCTATGTGGGCGTGCCGCTGTGGATGCCCTATCCCGAGAACTGGCTGCCGGCCACCAAGACCATCGTCGATCCCGGCATCGGCACCTATTATTCCTGCGGTCTGATGATGTCCAAGTCGGTCTATGAGGCGCTTCCCGATGACGTTAAAAAGGTTATCGGGGAGATGCGGCGCGAATTTCCGAAGAAGTCGATCGCCTTTGTGATGGAGGGGGACAAGGCGACCGTGGAGGCGGCAAAGAAGCTGGGCGTTACCTTCTACAAATTCACGCCGGAAGAGGTGGCGGCCTGGAAGGAACGGGTCAATCAGAGCGCCATGGAAGAGGAATGGATCAAGACCCGTTCCGGGCAGACGGGCGCGGATGTGGCTGCATTCTTCAAAGCGTTCAAGGAAGCCGTCGGCAAGCACGACGCACAATCGGTCTATCAATCGAGCTTCCCCACGGCCGGCAACTGA
- a CDS encoding AMP-binding protein yields MKHSGDIGGVALNQTSLAPALPYRDPNLCTFYRHQGWWPEKTIYDCLIEQAKATPDKTLIVERDHRISYRQALSMADSLAAGLHRRGIGPGDIVSVQLPNWRWFPLLEYALARLGAACNPLPPIYRHRELRFMLGLVKPKLVVTCGTFRGFDHAAMMQDLQRELGLGGIVIAEGEPRPGMEPIEQLFEDPSILPPSSTDPNTISEIAFTSGTTGEAKGVMHTHNTNLCPVLGLIKRQKLGSDDVVLMASTFGHNTGFVYGGQLPVVMGGTVVLMEAWDPAAAITLIEREKVTWCMGATPFLRDLCDMAAMRGAESTRSLRIFLCSGAPIPRALLAKARATIGCAVVSGWGMTEIGLQTLSDAEDKGEKAADTDGYTMDGAGVRVLDPEGHDAPAGVEGDIVARGPTLFAGYFERPAMTAQSFTDDGWFHTGDRGRLDESGNLRITGRSKDIIVRGGENIPVVEVEELLHKHPRIRSVAVVGIPDPRLQERACAVIIPADDPPLSLDEIKTYLAEMQLAKQYFPEFLEIRTSFPTTPSGKIQKFVLRQELAARFAAATEETQQ; encoded by the coding sequence ATGAAGCATTCAGGAGATATCGGCGGCGTGGCATTGAACCAGACTTCGCTTGCGCCGGCACTGCCGTATCGCGACCCTAACCTGTGCACCTTCTACCGTCATCAGGGCTGGTGGCCGGAAAAGACCATCTACGATTGTCTTATCGAGCAGGCGAAGGCGACGCCCGATAAGACGCTCATCGTCGAGCGCGACCACCGCATCAGCTATCGCCAAGCCTTATCTATGGCCGACAGCCTTGCAGCAGGCCTCCACAGACGGGGTATAGGCCCAGGCGATATCGTCTCGGTCCAGCTGCCGAACTGGCGCTGGTTTCCTCTGTTGGAATATGCGCTCGCCCGATTGGGTGCCGCCTGCAATCCACTGCCGCCGATCTATCGCCACCGCGAGCTGCGCTTCATGCTGGGCTTGGTGAAGCCGAAGCTGGTGGTGACCTGCGGCACCTTTCGCGGCTTTGACCATGCGGCCATGATGCAGGATCTGCAGCGCGAACTGGGGCTTGGAGGGATTGTCATTGCCGAGGGCGAACCGCGCCCGGGAATGGAGCCGATCGAGCAGCTATTCGAGGATCCCTCGATCCTACCACCGTCATCCACCGATCCCAACACCATATCTGAAATCGCCTTCACCTCCGGCACGACCGGCGAGGCCAAGGGCGTGATGCACACCCACAACACCAACCTTTGCCCCGTGCTCGGATTGATCAAGCGGCAGAAGCTTGGGTCGGACGATGTCGTGTTGATGGCCTCGACCTTTGGTCACAATACTGGTTTCGTCTATGGCGGCCAGCTGCCGGTGGTCATGGGTGGCACCGTGGTGCTCATGGAAGCTTGGGATCCTGCCGCGGCGATCACCCTGATCGAGCGGGAGAAGGTCACCTGGTGCATGGGCGCGACACCCTTCCTGCGCGATCTCTGCGACATGGCCGCAATGCGCGGTGCAGAAAGCACCCGCAGCCTGCGCATCTTCCTCTGCTCGGGCGCGCCGATCCCTCGTGCCTTGTTGGCGAAGGCGCGGGCGACCATTGGCTGCGCGGTCGTCTCGGGCTGGGGCATGACCGAGATCGGGCTTCAGACCCTGAGCGATGCTGAAGACAAGGGCGAGAAGGCGGCCGATACCGATGGATATACCATGGACGGTGCCGGTGTGAGGGTGTTGGACCCGGAAGGCCATGATGCACCCGCAGGCGTTGAAGGCGATATCGTGGCACGCGGGCCGACGCTCTTTGCCGGCTATTTCGAGCGCCCCGCGATGACGGCCCAGTCCTTCACGGATGATGGCTGGTTTCATACGGGCGATCGCGGGCGTCTCGATGAAAGCGGCAATCTCAGAATTACCGGGCGCAGCAAGGACATCATCGTTCGCGGCGGCGAGAACATCCCCGTCGTGGAGGTCGAGGAGCTCTTGCACAAGCATCCCCGCATCCGCAGCGTCGCGGTCGTGGGCATTCCCGATCCGCGGCTACAGGAGCGCGCCTGCGCGGTGATCATTCCGGCCGATGATCCGCCGCTGAGCCTCGATGAGATCAAGACCTATCTCGCCGAAATGCAGCTGGCCAAGCAGTATTTTCCGGAATTTCTCGAAATCCGGACCAGCTTTCCCACAACACCCAGCGGCAAGATCCAGAAATTCGTGCTTCGGCAAGAGCTGGCCGCCCGTTTCGCCGCTGCCACCGAGGAGACTCAGCAATGA
- a CDS encoding Zn-ribbon domain-containing OB-fold protein: protein MQPEFERFFDAVRGSRLAFPYCTACGRYHWYPMKRCPHCRSNDIEWRPVSGRGQLYSWTVVRHPFDPALAEALPYVVALVEFPDAPGIRLVSNLVDIDLDRLHIGMAVEPVYPDTASNEPVVRFRPITQG from the coding sequence ATGCAGCCCGAATTCGAGCGGTTCTTCGACGCGGTCCGTGGCTCACGGCTTGCCTTTCCCTATTGCACCGCCTGTGGCCGCTATCACTGGTACCCGATGAAGCGGTGCCCCCACTGCCGCAGCAATGATATTGAATGGCGCCCGGTGAGCGGCAGGGGGCAACTCTATTCCTGGACCGTCGTGCGTCATCCCTTCGACCCGGCCCTTGCCGAGGCGCTGCCCTATGTGGTGGCCCTAGTAGAATTTCCCGATGCGCCGGGCATCCGCTTGGTGAGCAATCTCGTCGATATCGACCTGGACCGCCTCCATATCGGCATGGCGGTTGAGCCGGTCTATCCTGATACCGCTAGCAACGAGCCGGTCGTTCGCTTCCGGCCCATTACGCAAGGATAG
- a CDS encoding SDR family oxidoreductase → MHTALVVGATGVVGWALMERLAARPGWRPVGLCRRIPPATAPGTFVSLDLFDRQALANASDRLAETTHLFITLRVPGADPEDEVRRNTEPLQNLMTALEAAGAPLQRVCLVHGTKWYGCHRGAYMTPAREDHPREPFPNFYYAQHDLIAELQQGRDWTWTTLRPHTVWGRSQGTGNSLIMAVAVLASLRKAQGLPLDFPGARGNWIKLSQGTTAELLAEAMEWAATTPACANQDFNITNGDSFRWQHLWPKIAEFFGMDVGEVVPTRLAETMSGDHVAWAEIAARHDLIESDIGRLVNWSYLDGLLQVTWDDLSSTVKARRYGFTPAVDSEDAFLNCLDDLRRARIVPR, encoded by the coding sequence ATGCACACGGCACTGGTGGTGGGTGCAACCGGAGTGGTTGGCTGGGCCCTGATGGAGCGCCTGGCAGCAAGGCCTGGCTGGCGACCCGTTGGACTATGCCGCAGGATCCCGCCAGCGACCGCCCCGGGCACTTTCGTAAGCCTCGATCTCTTCGACAGGCAGGCATTGGCGAATGCCTCAGACCGGCTGGCAGAAACCACGCACCTTTTCATCACCCTGCGCGTGCCCGGTGCCGACCCCGAGGATGAGGTCAGGCGCAACACAGAACCGCTGCAGAACCTTATGACCGCCTTGGAGGCCGCTGGAGCCCCGCTGCAGCGGGTCTGTCTCGTTCACGGCACCAAATGGTATGGTTGTCATCGCGGCGCCTATATGACCCCCGCTAGGGAAGACCACCCGCGCGAGCCCTTTCCGAATTTCTATTACGCCCAGCATGATCTGATCGCCGAGCTGCAGCAGGGGCGCGACTGGACCTGGACCACCCTGCGGCCGCACACCGTTTGGGGCAGGTCGCAAGGCACGGGCAACAGTTTGATCATGGCTGTGGCCGTGTTGGCATCGCTGCGGAAGGCGCAAGGCCTCCCCCTTGATTTTCCCGGCGCCCGTGGCAATTGGATCAAGCTTTCTCAAGGCACGACCGCCGAACTCCTCGCCGAAGCCATGGAATGGGCCGCAACGACCCCGGCCTGCGCCAATCAGGATTTCAACATCACCAATGGCGACAGCTTCCGCTGGCAGCACCTCTGGCCCAAGATCGCAGAATTCTTCGGCATGGACGTAGGGGAGGTGGTCCCAACCCGCCTTGCTGAGACCATGAGCGGCGATCATGTGGCCTGGGCCGAGATCGCCGCCCGCCATGACCTTATCGAAAGCGATATCGGCCGACTGGTGAACTGGTCCTATCTCGATGGCCTGCTTCAGGTCACCTGGGATGATTTGTCATCCACCGTGAAGGCACGGCGCTATGGCTTCACCCCGGCGGTCGACAGCGAAGATGCGTTTCTGAACTGCCTCGATGATCTCCGCCGAGCGCGGATCGTTCCAAGGTGA
- a CDS encoding thiolase family protein — protein MIAIVGVGETAPTRRSEKDIRALTVEAALSALEDAGLAPSDVDGIVTDAGIMPTTVPHEWMAAQLGIDAHFSAALSYGGTGIVAAPLLAEMAIRQGLAEVVLFYFGVDWGSRPGGPYAFHHIYPAKMTFEKPYGFSGQPSYFALWARRYMHEYGLQEEDLGRIAVAQRENALRHGGGQVSTPLELPDYFNSRMISDPLRAADCCLITDGAGAYIMTSMERARDCRKKPVEVRGVGYASEPITGDDIFTQKSDLLRLPGVARATSQALRAADITLNDVDFAEIYDCFTISCLMQIEDLGFCGKGEAAAFIREKGISINGGLPVNTHGGFLSYSYRLGIEHVVEAVRQLRGEAGEAQLADPKLGIVTGLSVPDYGLLVLGA, from the coding sequence ATGATTGCGATTGTCGGGGTCGGCGAAACCGCCCCCACCAGGCGCTCGGAGAAGGACATTCGCGCGCTCACCGTGGAAGCGGCCCTCAGCGCCCTCGAGGATGCCGGGCTCGCGCCGTCGGACGTCGATGGCATCGTCACGGATGCGGGCATCATGCCGACCACGGTTCCCCATGAATGGATGGCTGCGCAGCTTGGCATCGATGCCCATTTCAGTGCCGCCTTGTCCTATGGCGGCACCGGGATCGTCGCCGCGCCCTTGCTTGCGGAGATGGCGATCCGACAAGGCCTGGCCGAGGTGGTGCTGTTCTATTTCGGGGTCGATTGGGGCAGCCGGCCGGGCGGGCCTTACGCCTTCCATCACATCTATCCCGCCAAGATGACCTTCGAGAAGCCCTATGGGTTTTCTGGCCAGCCCAGCTATTTCGCCTTATGGGCGCGCCGCTATATGCATGAGTACGGATTGCAGGAGGAGGACCTGGGCCGCATAGCCGTCGCCCAGCGCGAGAATGCATTGCGCCATGGCGGCGGGCAAGTCTCCACGCCGCTCGAGCTTCCCGATTATTTCAACAGCCGGATGATCTCTGATCCCCTGCGCGCGGCCGATTGCTGCCTGATCACCGATGGGGCCGGCGCCTATATCATGACCAGCATGGAGCGCGCGCGCGATTGCCGCAAGAAGCCCGTCGAGGTGCGCGGCGTCGGCTATGCGAGTGAGCCCATCACGGGCGATGACATCTTCACCCAGAAGAGCGATCTCCTTCGCCTGCCCGGCGTAGCGCGTGCCACCAGCCAAGCCCTGCGCGCGGCCGATATCACGCTGAACGATGTCGATTTTGCCGAGATTTATGACTGCTTCACGATCTCATGTCTCATGCAGATCGAGGATCTCGGCTTTTGCGGCAAGGGCGAGGCTGCGGCATTCATTCGCGAGAAGGGGATCAGCATCAATGGCGGACTACCGGTCAATACCCATGGGGGGTTCTTGTCTTACAGCTACAGGTTGGGAATAGAGCATGTCGTCGAGGCTGTACGGCAATTGCGGGGCGAGGCGGGGGAGGCGCAGCTTGCAGACCCGAAACTCGGCATCGTGACCGGGCTCTCGGTGCCCGATTACGGCCTGCTCGTGCTGGGAGCCTGA
- a CDS encoding TRAP transporter large permease produces MIDSNIVVALIFLLGLLTGMPIAFVLLGSAFAGLMMLRGFDVALNALATMPFSKTADVALSVIPLFILMGYLASQAGVSANAYKIAYRWLGHIRGGLGIATVAACAAFAATSGSSVATSAAVGKIAFTEMKRFRYNEAISAGTIAAAGLLGIMIPPSIMLVVYGVITQTDISRLFLAGILPGLLTAFVFSAGLYLIALFKPQLMPVASERFSWRERFETLKDGWGVAALFFVIIGGIYAGFFTANEAAAVGAVAAFLLLILRRGFRLGPLIEGGLDAASTSAMIFLILIGAGLLGQYVALSGLATDISRLLAASEWNRYVVLFLILLAYVPLGMFLEPISMCLITLPIVFPVIQHLGFDAIWFGILIVKMSELANITPPLGVNVFVVKGVIPGISLDDTFKGASLFVILEVITILLLIIFPQISLFIPSMMN; encoded by the coding sequence ATGATCGACAGCAATATCGTCGTCGCCTTGATCTTTCTCCTGGGCCTGCTCACCGGAATGCCCATCGCCTTCGTGCTGCTCGGTTCGGCCTTTGCGGGACTCATGATGCTGCGCGGCTTCGACGTCGCCCTGAATGCGCTTGCGACCATGCCGTTCTCCAAGACCGCGGATGTGGCCCTTTCCGTGATCCCGCTGTTCATCCTGATGGGGTATCTCGCCAGCCAGGCGGGGGTGAGCGCCAATGCGTACAAGATCGCCTATCGATGGCTCGGCCATATTCGCGGCGGCTTGGGGATCGCGACGGTTGCTGCTTGCGCCGCTTTCGCCGCGACCTCGGGTTCGAGCGTTGCAACCTCCGCCGCGGTGGGCAAGATCGCCTTCACGGAGATGAAACGCTTTCGCTACAATGAAGCCATCAGCGCCGGAACGATCGCTGCGGCCGGGTTGCTCGGCATCATGATTCCACCGAGCATCATGCTCGTCGTCTATGGGGTCATCACCCAGACCGATATCAGCCGCCTGTTCCTCGCAGGGATCCTTCCCGGCCTCTTGACCGCCTTCGTGTTCTCTGCGGGTCTCTATCTCATCGCCCTGTTCAAGCCCCAGCTCATGCCCGTTGCGAGCGAGCGCTTTTCCTGGCGCGAGCGCTTCGAGACGTTGAAGGACGGATGGGGCGTGGCCGCCCTCTTCTTTGTGATCATCGGCGGGATCTATGCGGGCTTCTTCACCGCCAACGAAGCTGCTGCGGTGGGCGCGGTTGCGGCATTCCTGCTGCTGATCCTGCGTAGAGGGTTCCGGTTGGGCCCGCTCATCGAGGGTGGTCTTGATGCAGCGAGCACATCCGCGATGATCTTCCTGATCCTCATCGGCGCAGGCCTCCTTGGCCAGTATGTGGCGCTGTCCGGTCTTGCCACGGACATCAGCCGACTGCTCGCCGCATCGGAGTGGAACCGCTATGTGGTGCTGTTCCTGATCCTGCTCGCCTATGTGCCGCTGGGCATGTTCCTCGAGCCGATCTCGATGTGCCTCATCACGCTGCCGATCGTCTTTCCCGTGATCCAGCACCTCGGATTTGATGCGATCTGGTTCGGCATTCTGATCGTGAAGATGTCCGAGCTTGCCAACATCACGCCACCGCTCGGGGTCAATGTGTTCGTGGTCAAAGGCGTCATACCGGGAATTTCTTTGGACGACACGTTCAAAGGCGCCAGCCTGTTCGTCATTCTGGAAGTCATCACCATTCTTCTGCTGATCATCTTTCCGCAGATTTCGCTCTTCATTCCGAGCATGATGAACTAG
- a CDS encoding AMP-binding protein yields MNHHRSGDTATLNTVFEAFQAIARATPDAACLAVPPRAGRSYLPDGLEESYGEVSMKVEALKRAYADQGYGIGHRVALSLENRPEIIYHWLALNGLGAAIVPVNPDYVRDDLKYLLTHSEADLVVALPDRVASISAIAREIGDLPVIDSEACLERLPAARRAPATGRPGRDTEGAILYTSGTTGQPKGCRLCNDYFFFAGERYLAAGGLMAVRPGQERLYNPLPLFYANSLGISNMAMILSGGCMIFPDRFHPRSFWSDLIATKATIIHYLGLIPPVLLSLPEDPMEREHRVRFGVGAGVDPDQHRLFEQRFGFPLIEVWGMSEVAICTAENCEPRRMHGRSIGRPLPGIAIAILDDHDQPVPAETPGELAVRRDGPDPRAGFFKGYFKEDEETEHCWRNGWFHTGDIALLDRDGRYIFVDRKKHMIRRSGQNIAAAEVEQVLLAHPAVAQVGVIPAPDGLREEEVLACVVLGPKAEPTEATARDLVAFCLERIAYFKVPGWVAFFPSLPMTSTQKLQKTKILGPGQGAETLKDCFDLRSLKSGARDRGRRANA; encoded by the coding sequence ATGAACCATCACAGGTCAGGCGACACCGCCACGTTGAACACGGTCTTCGAGGCATTTCAGGCGATCGCGCGCGCCACACCGGACGCGGCGTGCCTGGCCGTCCCACCCCGTGCCGGGCGATCCTATCTTCCGGACGGGCTGGAGGAGAGCTATGGGGAAGTCTCGATGAAGGTCGAGGCCCTCAAACGAGCCTATGCGGATCAAGGCTATGGGATCGGGCACCGGGTTGCGCTCAGCCTCGAGAACCGGCCCGAGATCATCTATCATTGGCTGGCGCTGAATGGGCTTGGCGCGGCCATCGTGCCGGTCAATCCCGATTACGTGCGGGATGATCTCAAATATCTGCTGACCCATTCGGAAGCAGATCTCGTCGTTGCCCTGCCCGACCGGGTCGCCTCAATCTCGGCGATCGCTCGCGAGATCGGAGATCTGCCCGTCATTGACAGCGAGGCGTGTCTCGAGAGGCTGCCGGCGGCGCGCCGAGCACCGGCCACGGGCCGCCCGGGGCGAGATACGGAAGGTGCCATTCTCTATACATCGGGGACCACGGGCCAGCCGAAAGGCTGCCGGCTGTGCAATGATTATTTCTTCTTCGCAGGCGAGCGGTATCTTGCGGCCGGCGGGCTGATGGCGGTGCGCCCCGGGCAGGAGCGGCTCTACAATCCGCTGCCGCTGTTCTATGCGAACAGCCTGGGCATCTCCAACATGGCGATGATCCTGTCGGGGGGATGCATGATCTTTCCCGACCGGTTTCATCCGCGCAGCTTCTGGTCCGATCTGATCGCGACCAAGGCAACCATCATTCACTATCTTGGCCTGATCCCGCCGGTGCTGCTGTCGCTGCCCGAGGATCCCATGGAGCGCGAGCACAGGGTCAGGTTCGGCGTAGGAGCCGGGGTCGACCCGGATCAGCATAGGCTTTTCGAGCAGCGGTTTGGCTTTCCGCTCATCGAGGTCTGGGGCATGTCGGAGGTTGCCATCTGCACAGCGGAGAATTGCGAGCCGCGGCGGATGCATGGGCGCTCGATCGGCAGACCGCTGCCGGGCATCGCGATTGCCATTCTCGATGATCACGACCAGCCGGTGCCCGCGGAAACGCCGGGAGAGCTCGCCGTGCGCCGAGACGGCCCCGATCCGCGCGCCGGCTTCTTCAAAGGCTATTTCAAGGAGGATGAAGAGACCGAGCACTGCTGGCGCAATGGCTGGTTCCATACCGGCGACATTGCGCTCCTCGACCGGGACGGGCGCTATATCTTCGTTGACCGCAAAAAGCATATGATCCGCCGGTCCGGGCAGAATATCGCCGCTGCGGAAGTCGAACAAGTCTTGCTCGCTCATCCCGCCGTTGCGCAGGTCGGCGTCATCCCGGCACCCGATGGTTTGCGTGAAGAAGAGGTGCTCGCCTGCGTGGTGCTCGGGCCAAAGGCAGAGCCGACCGAGGCGACCGCCCGCGACCTCGTGGCGTTCTGCCTGGAGAGAATTGCCTATTTTAAGGTCCCGGGCTGGGTCGCCTTCTTCCCATCACTCCCAATGACCAGCACGCAGAAGCTGCAGAAGACCAAGATCCTCGGGCCAGGCCAAGGCGCAGAGACCTTAAAGGACTGCTTCGATCTACGATCCCTCAAAAGCGGGGCCCGCGACAGAGGTCGCCGCGCGAACGCGTGA
- a CDS encoding SDR family NAD(P)-dependent oxidoreductase, protein MTDKPDAKPPTALITGASSGIGLAIARRFAGAGWSIIPAARRVDRLRALAQEIGDRCHPLELDIADTARAAAVIEALPPAFQEIDLLVNAAGVALGDGPAQEVPWEDLQQTIETNTLGLAAITHAVLPQMVARRSGDIVNIGSIAGSYPYPKGHVYGASKAFVRQFSLNLRADLAGLGIRALCIEPGTTETEFAAVRMRQDVTRVQEFYGGRRLLKAEDVAEVVFFAVQLPRHVNLNIVEMMPTDQTFSFFRFAEPSEG, encoded by the coding sequence ATGACCGACAAACCAGACGCCAAGCCGCCTACCGCGCTCATCACCGGCGCATCGTCGGGGATCGGCCTTGCCATTGCTCGCCGCTTTGCCGGTGCGGGATGGAGCATCATACCGGCTGCGCGGCGGGTCGATCGCCTGCGCGCGCTGGCCCAAGAAATCGGCGATAGGTGCCATCCCCTGGAGCTCGACATCGCCGATACTGCTCGTGCAGCCGCTGTGATCGAGGCGCTCCCGCCGGCTTTCCAGGAAATCGACCTCCTCGTCAATGCGGCCGGTGTGGCGCTCGGCGATGGACCGGCCCAAGAGGTTCCTTGGGAGGACCTGCAGCAAACCATCGAAACCAATACGCTAGGACTGGCAGCCATCACCCACGCGGTGCTGCCCCAAATGGTTGCGCGCCGGTCGGGCGATATCGTGAATATCGGCTCGATTGCCGGCAGCTACCCTTATCCCAAGGGCCATGTCTATGGCGCGAGCAAAGCCTTCGTCCGTCAGTTCTCGCTCAATCTGCGTGCTGATCTCGCAGGCCTCGGCATACGCGCTTTATGCATAGAACCGGGCACCACGGAGACCGAGTTCGCGGCGGTCCGCATGCGCCAGGACGTGACGCGGGTTCAGGAGTTTTACGGAGGGCGGCGGTTGCTCAAGGCTGAGGATGTGGCCGAGGTGGTGTTCTTTGCGGTCCAGTTGCCCCGTCACGTCAATCTCAACATCGTCGAAATGATGCCGACGGATCAGACCTTCTCGTTCTTCCGCTTTGCGGAACCGTCCGAGGGGTGA